Proteins from one Mesoplodon densirostris isolate mMesDen1 chromosome 1, mMesDen1 primary haplotype, whole genome shotgun sequence genomic window:
- the ATOH7 gene encoding transcription factor ATOH7: MKSCKPSNPAAGARAAPPCAGGAECAGTCAGEGRLESAARRRLAANARERRRMQGLNTAFDRLRRVVPQWGQDKKLSKYETLQMALSYIMALTRILAEAERFGSERDWVNLHCEHFGRDHYLPFAGAKLPGESEPYGQRLFGFQPEPFQMAS; the protein is encoded by the coding sequence ATGAAGTCCTGCAAGCCCAGCAACCCGGCGGCGGGAGCGCGTGCCGCGCCCCCGTGCGCGGGCGGCGCCGAGTGCGCGGGCACGTGCGCCGGGGAGGGGCGGCTGGAGAGCGCGGCGCGCAGGCGCCTAGCGGCCAACGCGCGCGAGCGGCGCCGTATGCAGGGCCTTAACACGGCTTTCGACCGTCTGCGCAGGGTGGTACCCCAATGGGGCCAGGATAAAAAACTGTCCAAGTACGAGACCTTGCAGATGGCGCTGAGCTACATCATGGCTCTGACCCGGATCCTGGCCGAGGCAGAGCGATTCGGCTCCGAGCGGGACTGGGTCAATCTCCACTGTGAGCACTTCGGCCGAGACCACTACCTTCCGTTCGCGGGCGCGAAGCTGCCGGGCGAGAGCGAGCCCTACGGCCAAAGGCTCTTCGGCTTCCAGCCCGAGCCCTTCCAGATGGCCAGTTAG